The Helicobacter sp. MIT 05-5293 nucleotide sequence ATCATCTTGTGCAGAATGTCGCACATAAAAATTAAGAAAAACAAAAGCCCCATAGCATAATACACAAAGCCCTATACTCGCGATAATAAGAAGAATAGGGCTAGGGCGTTTGTTTGTTTTATTCAACCACACCTGAAGTTACTTTGACGCGGCTAGATTGGGTATTTGCAAGGAAGCTGTGGTCATACATTGCTTCTGCTGTGGCAGGGGGTAAAATATATTCTCCGGGTGTGATGGTATTAATCTTGACAAACACACTTTTGCGCTCTCCATAGAAATCAAAAAACCACATAATCTTATCATCACGAATATCTGTATAGTCAATGCCTTGTTGTTTTACAAAAGGAGGCAAGATGTCGTTATTAAGACGCGTGTTTTCAATCTCCCAACCGCTAGGGATATTTTGAGTAACAGCAAGGTTATTTGTCCTGACTGATTGATCTTCGTTATCTACAGAAAGCTTAATCCAAAATGTGCTTCCACTAGGGAGAGTAGAGACATTGATTGGTTCTCCATTTTGATTCAGAAACTCTTGTGTGAGTTTGATTTTCGAGCTACTTGCCTGAATGTTGTCATCAAGCAAAATCCCGTCCCACACTTGATTAGCATAAAGCATAGTAGAGTTTTTAGATTCTAAATTGCCATTTGTCGCGCTAAATGGGATTTTAAATCGAATATCACTGCTTTCAAAGGCTTTGCCATCAAGTTTTACTTGAATCTTTGCATCAGCCTTATCATTGCGTGTGTTTGAAGTCGAGGCAAGGGCTAAAAGCGAGTAGCCAAGCGTTTGGGTAGAGAGCCAATCATCGCTTTCTAGCAATGTCTGAATCCGTGAAAGCAGAGACTTAAATCTATCTTGTTGGGTGGATTCTGATGAATTTTTATAAATGTCTGTGTAGGCTTTTAAGATAATTGCTTCATCACGCAAAGGCGAACCATAGCTATAATAATAGTAGCGTTCTGAATGTTCGTTTGCAATCACTCTTGTGGAGAGATTCTTTGTGATTTTTCCAACGATATTTTCTACACCGGCGAGTTTGTAAGCAGCTGCCAAAAGCCATTTATCGCTTGTGCTTAAGCTGTCAAAATCATTTTCATATATTTGATTGAGTAGCCCGATTTGTGGCTCTTTGGCAAGAGAAAGCAGATAAAGTGAATAGACTTTCGCTGTGTTTGTCTCGGTTTGATTTTTTACAAAATTGATTTGATAAGTAATCCAACGCTTGAGGAGATCTTGAGGGACATAATACCCCTCTTCTTTGGCAAGTAAAAGAAAATGTCCTGCATAATTGCTTCCCCATATATCAGCTTGAGAGCCACCTTGCCAATATGCAAAACCTCCATCAGAGGTTTGGAAATTTCCGATACGCGCAATGCCAGCGTTGATATTTTTAACGATACTTGGCTTATCGATAAAATCCGCACTGCTAAGAGAAGTGAGATAAAGTTGTGGCAAGACTGATGAAGTGGTTTGCTCAATACAACCATAAGGATAGCGAATGAGCCAACGCAAACGATGATCAATCGACATTATGGGTTTTTGGCTAAGCACCAAATAGCCTGATTGAGAATTTTGCACAAAATCTTTGGGATTGCTAAGGGTGATTTGACCTTGTGGCTCAATAGTGAATTTTTTATTAATAGTCGTATAGGGATTATTTGGCTTAATGTCGATTGATGTTTTTTCTTGCGTTTTAAATTTTGCGCTTGTAAGGCTAAGGATAATTTCTTCTGTGCCGATAGAATCTTTGCTTACTTGCGCGTCAAAGACAATGTTTTGTGCATCTTTGGAGGTAAAGCGAAGACTTTGGGATTTTTTATCAAAGGTGATTTTATCACCGCTTTTGACACTAATATCAACTTTGCCAATATTTGATTCTGTAGGCATTACTTCAATGGCAAGTGAGAATCTATCGCCAAGTTTGAGGCTTCGTGGGATTGTGGGTAGCATCACGACAGGGAGAGTAACTTTCATATCGCGTGAGGCACTACCATAAGCATTTTCATCAATTGCCACTGCCATAATACGCACATTTCCTATATAAGTAGGAATCTTCCATTTTATTGTAGCATTGCCTTTTTCATCACTCATTGTAGGGGATTTGTATAACACGACAGGCTTAAAACGTTGCGCTTCATTGAAGTCTTTTCTACGCTTTGCCACTGCTCCTGCCTCATCACCGCCGATTTTTAGAATCTGATTGATGATACCAATATCTTTTCCAATGATGTCATTAAAGTTGTCAAAGCTTGTAAGTGTGAGGGCGATTTTTTGATAAAAATATCTCCATGGATTTGGGGAGATAAAATCTGTCAAATCTAAAAGCCCCTCATCAACGACTGCTAGAGTATAAGCGACTTTTTTATGTTCTTTATTACTTAAAGTAATCGTAAAGTCTTCGTTGGATTGGATTGATTCTGGAGCTTTAAGCTCAAGTGTAAGCTTAGTTTGCGTGTCTTCTACCATTAATGGGACGACACCATAGAGCCTTTGCGAGCGGTCATTATCCACAGATGCATAATTTTGTAAAAGATTCACAATGACATAAATATTAGGCGCGTAGGATTTTTTGATAGGGACTTTGAATGAAGTTTGCCCTTCTTTGGCATCTACCCAAAATCGTTCTAAGACTTTTTGGCTATCGACAAGCGTAATAAGAGCTTTAGAATGCGCCTTGCTTTCAAAACTGATAGTTGCTTCTTCTCCCACAAGATAGTTTGATTTATCACTTTGTATTTTGAAAGATTGAATCTTGGTCGCTTCAATGGGTTGTCCGTATTGACTGACATACAAGAAGATAGCTGAATTTGTGCCGTTTGAAGGATCTTGCACTTCAATAAGCGTCTCGCCCGATGTTTTAGGCTGAAAATCTAGCATAATAGGCGTATCTTTGGAGACAATCTCGCCCTCTTTGATGAGAGTTGTATTGCGGTCAGTTTTGATAGAGCGCACGAAATCATTATAGTTGTCATAATCCCACCACCATGAATAGCTGTTTTGGTAGATTCTGTATCGGAGATTGCGATTAGGGATTAGCGTCTTTTCGTCATCGGAAAGCACGATTATAGGGATTTGAATATTCGAATCAATATCGATATATCGTGTTTTAGGAGCTTTTAATCCGACAAAACTATCATAAAGTTTTAAATCAATGACTTTTTGCGCTCTTACACTTCTGCCACCATTTTCAAATACTTTTGCTTCAAGGAAAGCTTTGAGATTCTTATTGAGATTCTCCACATTTTGTAGGGTAAAGGCATCTTGCATCATACCTTCAGAATCTAGCTGTCCTTTTTGTGAATCTGAAAAAGAATAATTCAACGATGAGGGGTGATTGAAAGTGTAGTCTGTATAAGATTTTGGATAAAAATTAACAGGCATAATTTGCAAGTTGCTTTCATAGCGGAGATTAGCGGCTTTTGCTCCAAAAAGATAATGCGATTGTATGCCATAAGTCAGCTCATCTTCTTTATTCATATCGATACTATCTTGAGCTTGGATTGCGACCTTGATGCGATTAGGAATGATTGTCTCCACAGATAGGTTGTGCCAAAATACGCTATCACCTACTTGAATCTTTACTCTCCAAATGCCTGTGGGAGCATTTTTGTCAATATCGAATTGATAATAATACAATCCATACAAAGGATCTGTAAGGGCAGTTTTTTCAATAATTTCTTTGCCTTGAGGTGAAATCAGTGTAAGATAGATAGGGTGTGTCGTGGGGTTATTATTTGCGCGTGCGATGATATTGATATGTGCGCTATCGCCCGGTCGATACACGCCTCTATCGGTGTAAATATAAGCGTTTGTGTCGGTTTGTATGGATTGCCCACTGACATCAAACTCATCATTGCTTAGAGGAGCATTAAGCTTTAAAATAGTTGTGTTGCTGTCTTTAGTCGCGCTAAGATACATAATGGATTCAGAAGTTTTCAAAACCGCTATGCCTTGATTGTCTGTGCGACTTTCTGCGAGAATCTGATTTTTGAAGCTAATGGCTTGGACATCGACTGAAGCAAGAGGTTTATTTTCTGCAATATCAAGTGTTAATACTTCTATTTTATCGCCAATGTGTTGAGCAATCAGTGCAATATTGGAAAAAATAAGATGTTTTTGGATACGCGCATCATCGAAAAACTGCCTTTTTCTCCAGTTTGAAGTGCCATCGGGAAAGGTATAATCCACGCCATTTTCATCAAAACTCAAATCAATGATAAAAATCCCCTCATTAGGAAGAGCGGAGAGATCAAATGAATTTTGTATCCATTGATTAGGCTTGAAAGAGATGTCAAATTCTTCATTGATGATCTCATCACCCAAACGATGAAAATTTGCATAAATACCATCATCATAGTAGTTATTGTCTTTGTAGCTTTTGTGTCCGATGAGATTATTGTCATAAAGATAAGCAGTGGTGTTGTTAGGATAGATTCTACTGACTTTGAGTTTGATTTTTTTGACATTCATACTTTTAAATGAGATTTTTTTATCCGCATTTGTGGGTAAAAATACACCTTGTTGAGAAAAGGCGATGCTTGGGGGAATCTGCGTAAAAACAATATCTTGTGTGAAGTTGGATTTGAGTTTTGAGCCATCAGCTGCTTTGAGACCTTCGACTAAGGTCAGTGTGTAGCTTTGCAAACGATCAAAGGGGGCGTTAATAATCAATTTGTTATAAGATTTGCTGATTTTTGCCTTTATATCGGGCTTGAGTTGGACAAAATTTTGAAGATTCTCATTTTTGATTTCTTGTGAAAAACTCACTTC carries:
- a CDS encoding Ig-like domain-containing alpha-2-macroglobulin family protein → MKHCFKIQYWLISLIVLLFVACSDKNEIVADYSSKIATTDEIFITFEQPIISEENRRFIHQHSTKDNAIKLNGKAFEGSYSFATDSKLLIAPHFPLEPNTDYTLEVNLANLKDSHLKDKLKLSLHTNPTHFDYTFTHIYDKSGFNTLEAQIEFSQKINLENLKDSLSLKCTESKKVDFELMPTSSTSIAVKSAPIAASEKEVECELTLDAKSIGLEKKEVLRYVFAGKPDLEITKIEAIPDANPSIEVSFSQEIKNENLQNFVQLKPDIKAKISKSYNKLIINAPFDRLQSYTLTLVEGLKAADGSKLKSNFTQDIVFTQIPPSIAFSQQGVFLPTNADKKISFKSMNVKKIKLKVSRIYPNNTTAYLYDNNLIGHKSYKDNNYYDDGIYANFHRLGDEIINEEFDISFKPNQWIQNSFDLSALPNEGIFIIDLSFDENGVDYTFPDGTSNWRKRQFFDDARIQKHLIFSNIALIAQHIGDKIEVLTLDIAENKPLASVDVQAISFKNQILAESRTDNQGIAVLKTSESIMYLSATKDSNTTILKLNAPLSNDEFDVSGQSIQTDTNAYIYTDRGVYRPGDSAHINIIARANNNPTTHPIYLTLISPQGKEIIEKTALTDPLYGLYYYQFDIDKNAPTGIWRVKIQVGDSVFWHNLSVETIIPNRIKVAIQAQDSIDMNKEDELTYGIQSHYLFGAKAANLRYESNLQIMPVNFYPKSYTDYTFNHPSSLNYSFSDSQKGQLDSEGMMQDAFTLQNVENLNKNLKAFLEAKVFENGGRSVRAQKVIDLKLYDSFVGLKAPKTRYIDIDSNIQIPIIVLSDDEKTLIPNRNLRYRIYQNSYSWWWDYDNYNDFVRSIKTDRNTTLIKEGEIVSKDTPIMLDFQPKTSGETLIEVQDPSNGTNSAIFLYVSQYGQPIEATKIQSFKIQSDKSNYLVGEEATISFESKAHSKALITLVDSQKVLERFWVDAKEGQTSFKVPIKKSYAPNIYVIVNLLQNYASVDNDRSQRLYGVVPLMVEDTQTKLTLELKAPESIQSNEDFTITLSNKEHKKVAYTLAVVDEGLLDLTDFISPNPWRYFYQKIALTLTSFDNFNDIIGKDIGIINQILKIGGDEAGAVAKRRKDFNEAQRFKPVVLYKSPTMSDEKGNATIKWKIPTYIGNVRIMAVAIDENAYGSASRDMKVTLPVVMLPTIPRSLKLGDRFSLAIEVMPTESNIGKVDISVKSGDKITFDKKSQSLRFTSKDAQNIVFDAQVSKDSIGTEEIILSLTSAKFKTQEKTSIDIKPNNPYTTINKKFTIEPQGQITLSNPKDFVQNSQSGYLVLSQKPIMSIDHRLRWLIRYPYGCIEQTTSSVLPQLYLTSLSSADFIDKPSIVKNINAGIARIGNFQTSDGGFAYWQGGSQADIWGSNYAGHFLLLAKEEGYYVPQDLLKRWITYQINFVKNQTETNTAKVYSLYLLSLAKEPQIGLLNQIYENDFDSLSTSDKWLLAAAYKLAGVENIVGKITKNLSTRVIANEHSERYYYYSYGSPLRDEAIILKAYTDIYKNSSESTQQDRFKSLLSRIQTLLESDDWLSTQTLGYSLLALASTSNTRNDKADAKIQVKLDGKAFESSDIRFKIPFSATNGNLESKNSTMLYANQVWDGILLDDNIQASSSKIKLTQEFLNQNGEPINVSTLPSGSTFWIKLSVDNEDQSVRTNNLAVTQNIPSGWEIENTRLNNDILPPFVKQQGIDYTDIRDDKIMWFFDFYGERKSVFVKINTITPGEYILPPATAEAMYDHSFLANTQSSRVKVTSGVVE